From a region of the Drosophila virilis strain 15010-1051.87 chromosome 3, Dvir_AGI_RSII-ME, whole genome shotgun sequence genome:
- the vsg gene encoding threonine-rich protein: MQLQAKYLLICLFVGLFASHRCQAVAGGGEEGNGVTTTTTEAATTVTVPPAPDDKNTTSTEKPITTTTAVPPTTAPNTTTTVAPITTTTEATTTSSTPKPTPPPITTTTTTTTPAPITTPSPNTTTTVAPSTSTTPQPSTTTTAKPTPVPCGHFDGSSFIGGIVLTLGLLAIGLVAYKFYKARNERNYHTL, encoded by the exons atgcagctgcagGCCAAATATTTGCTAATATGTCTGTTCGTCGGACTGTTTGCCTCGCACCGTTGTCAAGCGGTGGCGGGTGGCGGAGAAGAAG gaaATGGAGTCACGACTACGACTACTGAGGCAGCCACCACTGTAACCGTGCCACCGGCACCCGATGACAAGAATACAACAAGCACCGAGAAgccgataacaacaacaacagccgtgCCGCCAACAACTGCtccaaatacaacaacaacggtagcaccaataacaacaaccacggaggcaacaacaacttcatcGACGCCGAAACCAACACCGCCGCccatcacaacaacaacaacaacaacaacaccagctcCAATCACTACACCGTCACCAAATACAACCACAACCGTGGCGCCATCCACAAGCACAACTCCGCAGCCGTCCACAACGACCACGGCCAAGCCGACGCCGGTGCCTTGCGGACATTTCGATGGTTCGTCGTTTATAGGCGGCATTGTGCTAACCTTGGGTCTGCTGGCCATCGGACTGGTGGCCTACAAGTTCTACAAGGCACGCAATGAGCGCAATTACCACACTCTTTGA
- the LOC6624310 gene encoding nucleolin: MTKRPEEPVTDDEESVADESAESENDSELDLAGSATESDDDDSEADEDETSDSKTKTKTRAEIIEEQIHNKYEQLKGTRLYVRFPQKLPLNDQEFETKVKSLHSLIAKAAKPRQKHARFCLVEFKSKEDRNQALEDIKKSIESDAAFKGIFVSLPKTDSEEFVNELVARKQQSLEKKKTKNLLKRATKQVQRKETFTSSVVITNLPKSSSVAQLRKLFENAVDIQIKPGRGKFRDFSAATVTLPTTMDARNAIKLDLSIGGTKLNLRFNTQQKKQRSKKDLKRKAAGGQAPKLDKPKKAKQAAKAE, from the coding sequence atgacaaaaaggCCGGAAGAACCTGTAACAGACGACGAAGAGAGTGTTGCAGACGAATCCGCAGAATCGGAAAATGACAGCGAATTGGATTTGGCGGGCAGCGCAACAGAATCTGATGACGATGATTCAGAAGCGGATGAAGACGAAACTTCCGATTCGAAGACTAAAACCAAAACGAGAGCCGAAATAATTGAAGAACAAATACACAACAAATATGAGCAGCTAAAGGGCACGCGACTCTATGTACGCTTCCCACAGAAGCTACCACTAAATGATCAGGAATTCGAGACAAAGGTTAAATCTCTGCATTCGCTAATCGCGAAGGCAGCGAAGCCCCGTCAAAAGCACGCGCGCTTCTGCCTGGTCGAGTTCAAATCCAAAGAAGATCGCAACCAAGCACTGGAAGATatcaaaaaatcaattgaaagcGATGCCGCCTTCAAGGGCATATTTGTGTCGCTGCCCAAAACCGATTCCGAAGAGTTTGTCAATGAGCTTGTGGCGCGCAAGCAACAATCCCTGGAGAagaagaaaacgaaaaacctGCTCAAGAGGGCCACCAAACAGGTGCAGCGCAAGGAAACATTCACATCATCCGTGGTAATCACCAATCTGCCCAAGTCCAGCTCCGTAGCCCAGTTGCGCAAGCTCTTCGAAAATGCCGTTGACATACAAATCAAGCCGGGCAGGGGAAAATTCCGCGACTTCAGCGCGGCAACCGTCACCTTGCCCACGACCATGGATGCACGCAATGCCATCAAGCTGGATCTGAGCATTGGCGGCACCAAGCTCAATCTGCGCTTCAATACGCAGCAGAAAAAGCAGCGCTCGAAAAAGGACTTGAAGCGCAAAGCAGCTGGCGGCCAAGCACCCAAATTGGACAAGCCCAAGAAAGCGAAGCAAGCCGCAAAAGCAGAGTAG
- the LOC6623899 gene encoding uncharacterized protein — protein sequence MPRITCRPSECVANGNGNNNNNNNSSDKANGNHDDSGAAAAGSSSSSSGSGCIVKQELDAAPPVCHRKSERRKIARDIFLVFEEQPTRRRRGRGGARGTRAKQKFGHLKVANTPRINKNLLRDIKTEPKCSAAAAKPTEQELEPEPELEAELELEPEPETAALPEPLPERPKAKLAAVKLETKTASNASGAAETAPPSQQQLPAATTAPTPATPSVNPIFLWVKQDDTRIVEVRCEDYDKRNRIRLTKTTNGWRSMPRTDASSSRIVKFFHSTAAAPLLKVKREQLQQQQSMEQEQQQEEDDSAEQQQQQQEEWTVVDQEQQQQQREEDEQEQHANNLAAVIEHVVVVPAQQQEQEQQQHPATPTPSADACFDALLDSETNASTRATKTSTSNANTPTYQSSRSRSRSRSRSRTATPTAAPLELQLCPKTGLFLPKGAAAAAAAVASAAPLEQEMELEPEPAKPLAAHSSSTSTSVDQANLEANSKHLKDLLDDADDLLQNCSSDNGSSGAELLDSLVQRSCEDNLMQETRQQQPELQLAAKELPGILGMDSSDAGPKCLSFNEAGEIEGLNGELFLGIDSFDKQPEPVTETETEAEADAVATVQPELIAVPDESPKDLSYKKREEVCPPSESRSQCAVTSSSDILKSKSPEPELLQLPATSIPAEVETTSETIKHLILEQFLKLNGNTQHQQQQQQAEPMDLGKATGRAGDKLHTVVIDDEEETEATAASATATEPTEPLKKRSKPIKLDKDPDALTQLKMLISNPQWKVPDPILVPKDRLGAVLASPAREIPLLLTTRPELRLPEAFAYPEIIQNPNILVVTMEQLEAILKNDSEQSKPSLCQPVHASAVAAAAVASASPCPLPPLQPSSKAAVSPSPSLIKHPPAAAKATPPLPPLPLPQLPIKTNPATPSLAAAVPQSSPAADSSMSQELNATTLALLQQMLWLPYFGQLSQEFFKTLKDPLGLQRKFMSNLLPLYNSQFGLQHLDELYKHCLKQKTASSEEQAATPATTPKQPAAAAATAAFNGYTNPMELAFMQKLLQQQQQQQQLPKSSPQQHLHLEHKRARRDTDATPLHIPDFNKQVPKATPPPAAAPVAPPVAAPASAPAAAPQEHKPRLTCKSLSNLLEPESNMVPLLQVPYDAVRRNSLYKQQAAQQQEQLGKDTNNGRTLRSSKACINYQPMEQAKQTSQSQQQQQLQLQQQQQLQLQQQQQLQRKRGNMLAHEVQQQQHLAEAAAAAAAGLDANSALWHPLFGSNPKQGYNSPWQWTTVTATGE from the exons ATGCCAAGGATCACTTGCAGGCCAAGTGAATGTGTAGCTAACGgtaatggcaacaacaacaacaacaacaacagcagcgataAGGCTAACGGTAACCATGATGACagcggcgcagcagcagcaggcagcagcagcagcagcagcggcagcggctgcatcGTCAAGCAGGAGCTGGATGCGGCGCCGCCCGTTTGCCACAGAAAATCGGAGCGTCGAAAAATCGCACGCGACATTTTTCTGGTCTTCGAGGAGCAGCCGACGCGACGTCGACGCGGACGGGGCGGAGCGCGGGGCACGCGGGCCAAGCAGAAATTTGGCCACCTAAAAGTGGCTAATACGCCGCGCATCAACAAGAATCTGTTGCGTGACATCAAAACGGAACCAAAGTGCAgcgcggcagcagcaaagccAACAGAGCAAGAGttggagccggagccggagctggaggcggagctggagctggagccggaGCCAGAGACGGCGGCGCTGCCGGAGCCGTTGCCGGAGAGGCCCAAGGCCAAGCTGGCCGCCGTGAAACTTGAAACCAAAACAGCATCAAATGCATCAGGAGCAGCAGAAACTGCGCCACCGtctcagcagcagctgccggcagcaacaacagctccaACTCCCGCCACGCCCAGCGTAAATCCCATCTTCCTGTGGGTCAAGCAGGACGATACGCGCATTGTGGAGGTGCGCTGCGAGGATTACGATAAGCGTAATCGTATACGCCTGACGAAGACTACGAATGGCTGGCGTTCTATGCCGCGCACCGATGCCTCATCCAGTCGCATTGTCAAGTTCTTCCACAGCACGGCGGCGGCGCCCTTGCTGAAGGTCAAGCgcgagcagctgcaacaacagcaatccATGGAGCAGGAACAACAGCAAGAGGAGGACGACTCcgcggagcagcagcagcagcagcaggaggagtGGACTGTTGTGgatcaggagcagcagcagcagcagcgggaggAGGACGAGCAGGAGCAGCACGCTAACAATCTGGCCGCTGTCATTgagcatgttgttgttgtgcctgcccagcagcaggaacaggagcagcagcagcacccgGCTACGCCCACGCCCTCGGCGGATGCCTGCTTCGATGCGCTGCTCGACAGCGAGACGAATGCCTCGACCCGGGCCACCAAGACTAGCACCAGCAATGCCAATACGCCCACATATCAGAGCTCCCGCTCACGTTCCCGCTCCCGTTCACGTTCACGCACGGCCACGCCCACGGCTGCGCCACtagagctgcagctgtgcccCAAGACGGGCCTGTTTCTGCCCaaaggagcagctgcagccgccgctgccgtcgcTTCGGCTGCACCTCTAGAGCAGGAGATGGagctggagccggagccggcCAAGCCGCTGGCggcgcacagcagcagcaccagcaccagcgtGGATCAGGCTAATCTCGAGGCGAATAGCAAGCACTTGAAGGATCTGCTGGACGATGCCGACGATCTGCTGCAGAACTGCAGCAGCGACAATGGGAGCAGCGGCGCCGAGCTCCTGGATTCGCTGGTGCAACGCAGCTGCGAGGACAACCTGATGCAGGAGACCAGGCAACAGCAGCccgagctgcagctggccgCCAAGGAGCTGCCGGGCATTTTGGGCATGGACAGCAGCGATGCGGGGCCCAAGTGCCTGTCCTTCAATGAGGCCGGCGAGATCGAGGGACTCAACGGTGAGCTCTTCCTGGGCATCGATAGCTTCGACAAGCAGCCCGAACCGGTAACGGAAACGGAGACGGAGGCGGAAGCGGACGCCGTGGCAACTGTACAGCCGGAGCTGATCGCTGTGCCGGATGAATCGCCCAAGGATTTGAGCTACAAGAAGCGCGAGGAGGTGTGCCCGCCGTCGGAGTCGCGCAGCCAGTGCGCGGTAACCTCCAGTTCGGACATCCTGAAATCCAAGTCGCCGGAACCAgagttgctgcagctgccagcgACCAGCATACCCGCCGAGGTGGAGACCACCTCGGAGACGATCAAGCATCTGATACTCGAACAGTTTCTCAAATTGAACGGGAACacgcagcaccagcagcagcagcagcaggcggagcCCATGGATCTGGGCAAGGCGACGGGTCGCGCCGGCGACAAGCTGCACACGGTAGTCATCGATGACGAGGAGGAGACGGAGGCGACGGCGGCatcggcaacggcaacggaaCCGACGGAGCCATTGAAAAAACGATCGAAACCTATCAAATTGGATAAGGATCCGGATGCACTGACCCAGCTAAAGATGCTGATCAGCAATCCGCAGTGGAAGGTGCCCGATCCCATACTCGTGCCAAAGGATCGCCTCGGCGCGGTGCTCGCATCGCCGGCACGCGAAAtcccgctgctgctgacgaCACGGCCAGAGCTGCGACTGCCGGAGGCCTTTGCCTATCCGGAGATTATACAGAATCCCAATATATTGGTCGTCACCATGGAGCAGCTGGAGGCCATACTCAAGAACGACTCCGAGCAGTCCAAGCCGAGCCTCTGTCAACCCGTGCATGCCTCcgccgttgccgccgctgccgtcgcCTCCGCCTCGCCCTGCCCCCTGCCTCCACTGCAGCCGAGCAGCAAGGCAGCCGTTAGTCCTAGTCCCAGCCTGATAAAGCATCCGCCAGCTGCAGCCAAGGCAACGCCACCGTTGccgccgttgccattgccacaGCTGCCCATTAAGACGAACCCGGCCACGCCCAGTTTGGCCGCTGCAGTGCCTCAATCCTCGCCAGCAGCCGACTCGAGCATGTCGCAGGAGCTGAATGCGACcacgctggcgctgctgcagcaaatgCTCTGGCTGCCCTACTTTGGCCAGCTCTCGCAGGAGTTCTTCAAGACTTTGAAGGATCCCCTCGGACTCCAGCGCAAGTTTATGAGCAACCTGCTCCCGCTGTACAACAGCCAGTTTGGGCTGCAGCATCTGGACGAGCTGTACAAGCACTGCCTTAAGCAGAAGACCGCCAGCAGCGAGGAGCAGGCGGCGACGCCCGCGACGACACCCAAGcagccggcggcggcggcggcgacggcggcttTTAATGGCTACACCAATCCCATGGAGCTGGCCTTTATGCAGAagctgctccagcagcagcagcaacagcagcagttgcccAAGTCCTCCCCGCAGCAACATCTGCATCTGGAGCACAAGCGCGCCAGACGCGATACGGACGCCACGCCCCTGCACATACCCGACTTCAACAAGCAGGTGCCCAAGGCGACGCCTCCGCCCGCTGCAGCTCCAGTTGCTCCGCCCGTAGCAGCTCCAGCTTCGGCTCCGGCTGCTGCGCCGCAGGAACACAAGCCGCGCCTTACATGCAAATCGCTGTCGAATCTGCTGGAACCCGAAAGCAATATGGTGCCGCTGCTGCAAGTGCCCTACGATGCAGTGCGTCGCAACTCCCTCTACAAGCAGCAGGcggcgcagcagcaggagcagctggGCAAGGATACCAACAACGGACGCACGCTGCGCAGCAGCAAGGCCTGCATCAACTACCAGCCCATGGAGCAGGCCAAGCAAACCAGTcagagccagcagcagcaacagttgcagttgcagcaacagcaacagttgcagctgcagcaacagcaacagttgcagcggAAGCGGGGCAACATGTTGGCGCACgaggtgcagcagcagcagcatttggcagaggcagcggccgccgcagccgctggCCTGGACGCCAACTCGGCGCTGTGGCATCCGCTCTTCGGCAG CAATCCCAAGCAGGGCTATAATAGCCCCTGGCAATGGACGACAGTGACGGCCACCGGCGAATGA
- the SH3PX1 gene encoding sorting nexin lst-4 — protein MTSYVRAMYDFSGEPGSSELSIVTGDILTVTRSDVGEGWWEGKNSRGQIGLFPAAYVEVMSAAEARQFTSGAETSNPAAGPPLDPFDMPPAPRYDQTADDDNDSIWTDSEDNETYSEIAPAGGKSGAAARSGGLTHSASDYDNRHLPVAPSEDGISLSSTAAGASAATIKKGMFAKSSDSYILGLSSNKEKIPECELAYITQLEDSIYQWTQNHSPYSVIVASPKKESKFKGMKTFIAYQLTPSFNNISVSRRYKHFDWLHERLADKFCLIPVPPLPDKQISGRYEEQFVEHRRVQLQEFVDWVCRHPVISKCEVWYHFLTCTDEKIWKSGKRKAERDPYMGVNYCLAISPPDKNLLHSKVDAQLETGTQFIHSMDMAIRNLNNISNDMAKRSLTQSKKEFQRIGDGLSDLAKSLSIDERRAPTRNGVPLSESVGRIGGIYIGIGQMFGDQSKHDWIPLSDRLHIYRGVLNCFPDIFSTHKGAIQKRKDCERSTAEGKMSNAQLQDVNRRTDVVSYTVLAELTHFKSERDTHLKQTLKAFIAEQIKFYQGVVGRLQEAHRQIE, from the exons ATGACATCTTACGTACGCGCTATGTACGATTTTTCTGGTGAGCCAGGCtcatcagaactatcgatcgTCACCGGCGACATTCTAACAGTCACAAGGAGCGATGTAGGCGAAGGTTGGTGGGAGGGCAAAAACAGTCGAGGCCAAATTGGGCTCTTTCCAGCGGCTTACGTGGAGGTGATGTCCGCCGCGGAGGCGCGCCAATTCACCAGCGGTGCTGAGACAAGTAACCCAGCTGCTGGTCCGCCTCTCGATCCATTTGATATGCCACCTGCGCCCAGGTATGATCAAACGGCCGATGACGACAACGACAGCATTTGGACGGACAGCGAGGACAACGAGACATATTCAGAGATAGCGCCAGCAGGTGGCAAATCCGGAGCAGCGGCACGCTCGGGCGGCCTCACGCATTCCGCCAGCGACTACGACAACAGGCATCTACCTGTTGCGCCCAGCGAGGATGGCATATCACTTAGCTCCACAGCGGCTGGTGCCAGTGCGGCCACCATTAAGAAGGGCATGTTCGCTAAAAGCTCGGATTCCTATATACTCGGCCTATCCAGCAACAAGGAAAAGATACCCGAATGCGAGCTGGCGTATATCACGCAACTGGAGGACTCCATATACCAATGGACGCAGAATCATTCACCCTACTCCGTCATTGTGGCCAGTCCCAAAAAGGAGTCCAAATTCAAGGGCATGAAAACATTTATTGCCTACCAGCTGACGCCTAGTTTTAATAATATCTCT GTGTCGCGTCGCTACAAACACTTCGATTGGCTGCACGAGAGGCTGGCGGACAAGTTTTGTTTGATACCGGTGCCACCGCTGCCGGACAAGCAGATCTCTGGCCGATATGAGGAGCAATTTGTGGAGCATCGACGCGTACAATTGCAGGAGTTCGTCGACTGGGTCTGCCGTCATCCGGTTATATCGAAATGCGAGGTCTGGTATCATTTTCTGACATGCACGGACGAAAAGATCTGGAAGTCGGGCAAACGGAAAGCCGAACGGGATCCGTATATGGGCGTTAACTATTGCCTGGCCATATCGCCGCCGGACAAGAATCTGCTGCACTCCAAGGTGGACGCACAGCTGGAGACGGGCACACAGTTCATACACAGCATGGATATGGCCATACGCAATCTGAATAACATTTCCAACGATATGGCCAAACGTTCGCTGACCCAAAGCAAAAAGGAATTCCAGCGCATCGGCGACGGCCTCTCCGATCTGGCAAAATCGCTGTCCATTGATGAACGGCGCGCGCCCACACGCAACGGCGTGCCGCTCTCGGAGAGCGTGGGTCGCATTGGTGGCATTTACATTGGCATCGGTCAAATGTTTGGCGATCAGTCCAAGCACGACTGGATACCGCTCTCCGATCGGCTGCACATCTACAG AGGCGTCTTGAATTGCTTTCCGGACATCTTCTCGACGCACAAGGGCGCCATACAAAAGCGCAAGGACTGCGAGCGTTCCACCGCCGAGGGCAAGATGAGCAATGCCCAGCTGCAGGATGTGAACAGGCGCACAGATGTTGTCTCCTATACGGTGCTGGCCGAGCTAACCCATTTCAAGAGCGAACGGGATACGCATCTAAAGCAAACACTGAAGGCCTTCATTGCCGAGCAAATCAAGTTCTATCAGGGCGTTGTAGGACGCCTGCAGGAGGCGCATCGCCAGATCGAAtag
- the Hexo1 gene encoding chitooligosaccharidolytic beta-N-acetylglucosaminidase, which yields MRCTALAIALLVAFGWTPAPGAALGADDLIYGYECSNGVCRKVELSEENFARAISLPVCRLFCGSNIGTLWPKPTGAVQLEPLTRQVDVATIQFHLAGVDKKDKLWQATEQRWLDLLEAKIPNRKSLKEGGYQLNIVLNTADNGVPARLQLDTDESYELNIGSNSAGQITANITAVNFFGARHGLETLNQLIVYDDIRREIQVAANASISDAPVYKWRGLLLDTSRNYFSVKAIKRTLDGMAMVKLNTFHWHITDSHSFPLEVSKRPELAKLGAYTPSKVYTHSDVADIVEYGRVRGIRVMPEFDSPAHVGEGWQHKNMTACFNAQPWNKYCVEPPCGQLDPTVDGMYDVLEDIFSDMFKLHNPDVFHMGGDEVSVACWNSSPSIRNWMTQRGWGLSEADFMRLWGHYQTEALSRVDRVANGSHTPIILWTSTLTNEPYIDDYLNPLRYIIQIWTTGNDKVIKKILKRGYRIIVSNYDALYLDCGGGGWVTDGNNWCSPYIGWQKVYQNNLTKIAGDYEHHVLGAEAAIWSEQIDEYTLDNRFWPRASALAERLWSNPSEGWRQAESRLLLHRERLVENGIGAEALQPQWCLQNENECPVDAYTQRSDGLWLASQLGLLLVGVLICACNKLHMKVCE from the exons ATGCGTTGTACAGCACTGGCAATAGCCCTGCTGGTGGCCTTTGGCTGGACGCCAGCACCTGGCGCTGCTCTGGGCGCTGA CGATTTGATATACGGTTACGAGTGCAGCAATGGTGTGTGCCGCAAGGTCGAGCTGAGCGAGGAGAACTTTGCACGGGCAATTAGCCTGCCAGTTTGCAGGCTCTTCTGTGGCAGCAACATTGGCACACTCTGGCCCAAGCCGACGGGCGCTGTGCAGCTGGAGCCGCTAACGCGTCAGGTGGACGTTGCAACGATTCAATTCCACTTGGCTGGCGTGGACAAAAAGGACAAACTTTGGCAGGCAACGGAGCAGCGTTGGCTGGACTTGCTAGAGGCCAAGATACCCAATCGCAAGAGCCTCAAAGAGGGTGGCTATCAATTGAACATTGTTCTTAACACGGCCGACAACGGAGTGCCCGCGCGTCTCCAGCTGGACACGGACGAGAGCTACGAGCTGAACATTGGCTCGAATAGTGCGGGCCAGATCACGGCCAATATCACGGCTGTCAATTTCTTTGGTGCCCGCCACGGCCTGGAGACGCTCAATCAGCTGATTGTCTACGACGATATACGCCGCGAGATCCAGGTGGCGGCCAATGCCTCCATTAGCGATGCGCCCGTCTACAAATGGCGCGGCCTGCTGCTGGACACGTCGCGCAACTACTTCTCCGTCAAGGCTATCAAACGCACGTTGG ATGGCATGGCCATGGTCAAGCTGAACACCTTCCATTGGCACATCACGGACTCGCATAGCTTTCCTCTCGAAGTGAGCAAGCGGCCGGAGCTGGCCAAGCTGGGCGCCTATACACCCAGCAAGGTCTACACGCACAGCGATGTGGCGGATATA GTGGAATATGGACGCGTGCGCGGCATACGTGTCATGCCCGAGTTCGACAGTCCAGCGCATGTGGGCGAGGGCTGGCAGCACAAGAATATGACCGCCTGCTTCAATGCCCAGCCGTGGAACAAGTATTGTGTAGAGCCGCCGTGCGGTCAGCTGGATCCCACTGTCGATGGGATGTACGATGTGCTAGAGGATATATTCAGCGATATGTTTAAGCTGCACAATCCGGATGTCTTCCATATGGGTGGCGACGAGGTGTCGGTTGCTTGCTGGAACAGCAGCCCCTCCATACGCAATTGGATGACGCAGCGTGGCTGGGGGCTGTCGGAGGCGGATTTTATGCGCCTGTGGGGCCACTATCAGACTGAGGCACTCAGCCGTGTGGATCGCGTGGCCAACGGCTCGCACACCCCGATCATACTGTGGACGAGCACACTCACCAATGAGCCGTACATTGACGATTACCTGAATCCGTTGCGCTATATTATACAAATCTGGACGACGGGCAACGATAAGGTGATCAAGAAGATACTGAAACGCGGCTATCGTATCATAGTTTCCAACTATGATGCGCTGTACCTGGActgtggcggcggcggctgggTGACCGATGGCAACAACTGGTGCTCCCCCTATATTGGCTGGCAGAAGGTCTATCAGAATAATCTGACCAAAATAGCGGGCGACTATGAACATCATGTGCTCGGCGCTGAGGCTGCCATTTGGTCGGAGCAAATCGATGAGTACACATTGGACAATCGTTTCTGGCCACGCGCCAGCGCTCTGGCCGAACGTTTGTGGTCGAATCCCAGCGAGGGCTGGCGGCAGGCCGAGTCCCGCTTGCTGTTGCATCGCGAGCGTCTCGTGGAGAATGGCATCGGGGCCGAGGCCCTGCAGCCGCAATGGTGCCTCCAGAACGAAAACGAGTGTCCCGTTGACGC ATATACTCAACGCAGCGATGGGCTTTGGCTTGCCAGTCAATTGGGCCTGCTGCTCGTTGGCGTCCTGATCTGTGCCTGCAATAAACTACACATGAAAGTGTGCGAGTGA
- the LOC6624360 gene encoding transmembrane protein 50A, with translation MDLLNNICRWFSSETSRNKNSALAAGLLFFTGWWILIDAMAGDSHYQITTGHVFIGIFGTISFCMINTVKGEHISDDNTSESGARIAKIWLLIGFVIGFASIIAAIWVMVDDFVNNEKKDTSLGVALLLQNVFILFGSLVYKFGRNEEDWNE, from the exons atgGATTTGCTGAATAATATATGCAGATGGTTCTCATCTGAAACGTCGAGGAACAAAAATTCTGCCCTGGCGGCAGGATTACTG TTCTTTACGGGGTGGTGGATATTAATCGATGCGATGGCCGGAGATTCTCACTATCAAATAACGACAGGACATGTATTTATTGGCATCTTTGGCACTATCAGCTTCTGCATGATCAACACGGTCAAAGGCGAACAT ATATCTGACGATAACACATCAGAGTCGGGCGCGAGGATCGCCAAAATATGGTTGCTCATTGGCTTTGTGATTGGATTCGCTTCAATTATTGCCGCCATTTGGGTAATGGTCGATGACTTTGTTAACAATG AGAAAAAGGACACAAGTTTGGGCGTCGCGTTGCTGCTACAAAATGTCTTCATACTGTTTGGCAGCCTGGTGTATAAGTTTGGCCGCAACGAGGAGGATTGGAATGAGTGA